A genomic segment from Pedobacter sp. MC2016-14 encodes:
- a CDS encoding family 16 glycosylhydrolase, producing MTKLRFAILLFSSLMAPGMPGAIAQSSDQSAQEATAFLKEGYKLVWADEFNGTGKPDPASWKHETGFVRNEEYQWYQEDNAWCENGVLVIEGRKEDKPNPLYKKDSKQWRNSREKIEYSSSSINTSGLHSWQYGRFVMRGKIDVSAGLWPAWWTLGVKGEWPSNGEIDMMEFYKGKILANIAVGTTRRYNAEWHGKTKAVTELGGKEWAAKFHVWRMDWTEKDISLFVDDELMITVPMDKLYNKDGSGTHPFKQPHYMLLDLAMGGLNGGELEDTKFPNRFEVDYVRVYQK from the coding sequence ATGACTAAGTTACGATTTGCTATACTTTTATTTAGCTCATTAATGGCTCCCGGCATGCCGGGAGCCATTGCTCAATCTTCTGATCAAAGTGCCCAGGAGGCTACTGCTTTTTTAAAGGAAGGCTATAAATTGGTTTGGGCAGATGAATTTAACGGAACCGGGAAGCCTGATCCTGCCTCCTGGAAACATGAAACAGGCTTCGTCCGTAATGAAGAATACCAATGGTACCAAGAAGATAATGCCTGGTGCGAAAATGGGGTACTTGTAATCGAAGGCAGAAAAGAGGATAAGCCAAATCCGCTGTATAAAAAAGACAGCAAGCAATGGCGTAACAGTCGTGAAAAAATTGAATATTCTTCTTCCAGCATCAATACTTCAGGATTGCACAGCTGGCAGTACGGCCGTTTTGTAATGAGGGGCAAAATTGATGTGAGTGCGGGGCTATGGCCTGCATGGTGGACCTTAGGTGTAAAAGGCGAATGGCCTTCAAATGGCGAGATTGACATGATGGAGTTTTATAAGGGAAAAATCCTGGCGAACATTGCTGTAGGAACTACAAGACGTTATAACGCAGAATGGCATGGTAAAACTAAAGCAGTTACCGAATTGGGTGGAAAAGAATGGGCGGCTAAATTTCATGTTTGGCGGATGGACTGGACAGAAAAAGACATTTCGTTGTTTGTGGATGACGAGCTCATGATTACGGTGCCTATGGATAAACTGTATAATAAAGATGGCAGTGGCACACATCCATTTAAGCAACCGCATTACATGTTACTTGACCTGGCCATGGGTGGATTGAATGGAGGCGAACTTGAAGATACCAAATTCCCTAACCGTTTTGAAGTTGACTACGTACGTGTTTATCAAAAATAA
- a CDS encoding glycoside hydrolase family 97 protein, protein MSRGYIILVLFLMSFGPAFSQKKALSVSSPDESLQVSVFTDEKGQPQYQISRQGTSVINASPLGLILNDVNFSQKLNFVAASEIRKIKDDYQMVYAKRRKMSYQANQKIFRYTSADGELISIVFQVSNDAVAFNYQFTGKSTALRQVLSEQTAFNFPAGTKTWLQPMQVSKSGWESSNPAYEEHYNPDIPIEDIAENKTGWVYPALFKSNNVWVLITEAGLDSNYCATRLLSTSKKGNFTIGFPDPREVITGKSLLPQSKLPFSSPWRVIAIGSLQTVVNSTAGTDLAKPSQIKDASFIKPGKSSWSWINSKDDFITYNEQLRYIDLAADMRWQYCLIDADWDRKIGYDKIQQLSDYAKQKNVSLLLWYNSAGDWNTVKYTPKNKLLNHEDRIKEFGRLKAMGIKGVKIDFFAGDGQSVIKYYIDILNDAAAFGLVVNFHGATLPRGWARTYPHLLTTEAVRGFENVTFSQKEADREAEICTMLPFTRNVFDPMDYTPMNLYKLSGNIKRKTSNAFELALSVLFLSGIQHYAESPEGMSHVAEPVKNILRDLPSSWDEQKFLDGYPGKYVVIARRSGKKWYIAGINSQSSAQKITLNLTALGQNKAKLIREGKDAFSFDDTDLDIKQAGQKDLEIKPSGGFLMVLE, encoded by the coding sequence ATGAGTAGAGGTTATATTATACTAGTTCTTTTTTTAATGTCCTTCGGACCGGCCTTTTCGCAAAAGAAGGCTTTGTCCGTATCAAGTCCAGATGAAAGTCTTCAGGTATCTGTGTTTACAGATGAAAAGGGGCAGCCACAGTATCAAATTAGCAGACAAGGTACATCGGTTATCAATGCTTCGCCCCTGGGATTGATCCTGAATGATGTAAACTTCAGCCAGAAGCTCAATTTTGTAGCTGCATCAGAAATCCGTAAAATAAAGGATGACTACCAGATGGTCTATGCAAAGCGCAGGAAGATGAGCTACCAGGCCAATCAAAAAATATTTCGTTACACTTCAGCTGATGGAGAATTGATCAGTATCGTTTTTCAGGTTTCTAATGATGCGGTTGCTTTCAACTATCAGTTTACAGGTAAATCAACTGCCCTCAGGCAAGTGCTGAGCGAACAGACTGCATTTAATTTTCCGGCCGGGACTAAGACCTGGCTGCAGCCCATGCAGGTTTCCAAATCTGGTTGGGAATCCAGTAACCCTGCTTATGAAGAGCATTACAATCCCGACATCCCCATAGAAGATATTGCCGAAAATAAAACAGGTTGGGTATATCCCGCATTGTTTAAAAGTAACAATGTCTGGGTATTGATTACAGAAGCAGGTTTAGACAGCAATTATTGCGCTACGCGTTTGTTGTCTACCAGTAAGAAAGGCAATTTTACCATCGGCTTCCCCGACCCGCGTGAAGTGATTACGGGTAAAAGTCTGTTACCACAATCTAAACTTCCATTTTCCAGTCCCTGGCGTGTAATAGCTATAGGCAGCCTGCAAACCGTTGTGAATTCTACGGCAGGCACTGATCTGGCTAAGCCATCACAAATTAAGGATGCTTCCTTTATAAAACCAGGGAAATCTTCCTGGAGCTGGATCAACTCTAAAGACGATTTCATTACCTATAATGAACAGCTCAGGTATATTGATCTTGCGGCTGATATGAGATGGCAGTACTGCCTGATTGATGCCGACTGGGACAGGAAAATCGGATACGATAAAATTCAGCAGCTTTCTGATTATGCTAAGCAAAAAAATGTGAGTTTGCTGTTGTGGTACAATTCTGCCGGAGATTGGAATACCGTAAAATATACCCCTAAAAATAAACTGTTAAACCACGAAGACCGGATTAAGGAATTTGGCCGTTTAAAGGCCATGGGCATCAAGGGTGTGAAAATAGATTTTTTTGCCGGCGACGGACAGTCGGTAATTAAATATTATATTGACATTTTAAATGATGCTGCGGCTTTTGGGCTGGTAGTTAACTTTCATGGTGCAACTTTGCCAAGGGGCTGGGCACGTACCTATCCTCATTTGCTAACCACAGAGGCGGTAAGAGGTTTTGAGAATGTAACTTTCAGTCAGAAGGAAGCCGATAGGGAAGCGGAAATCTGTACCATGCTGCCTTTTACCAGAAATGTTTTTGATCCGATGGATTACACGCCAATGAATTTGTACAAGTTATCCGGTAACATTAAGCGAAAAACCAGTAACGCTTTTGAACTGGCCCTATCGGTACTTTTTCTTTCAGGGATCCAACATTATGCAGAATCTCCAGAGGGCATGTCGCATGTAGCAGAACCTGTGAAAAATATCCTTCGGGACTTGCCTTCCAGCTGGGACGAGCAGAAATTTCTGGATGGTTATCCCGGCAAGTATGTGGTCATTGCCAGAAGATCAGGCAAAAAATGGTACATAGCAGGGATCAATTCGCAATCTTCTGCGCAAAAAATCACGCTTAACCTCACCGCTTTAGGTCAAAACAAAGCAAAATTGATTCGGGAAGGAAAAGATGCATTTTCTTTTGACGATACAGATCTTGACATTAAGCAGGCAGGGCAGAAGGATCTGGAAATAAAGCCTTCCGGAGGCTTTTTAATGGTACTGGAATAA
- a CDS encoding rhamnogalacturonan lyase: MKTFKKIILALCCCSASVAMAQRQMEYLDRGLIAINNGKGAIAVSWRLLVTDAKEVSFNLYRINSGKVTKLNSLPLTMATFFTDSLANLGTDNSYYVKAIIGGKEQAKSNTFNIKANAPSYLSIPLQTPAGYAPNDASVADLDGDGNYELILHQAGVAHDNSHAGKTDPPIFQAYKMDGTLLWTINLGINIREGAHYTQFIAYDLDGDGKAELAMKTADGTKDAKGKVIGDPEKDWRNEAGYILAGPEYLTVFDGLSGAALSTVKYIPPRHPDTETPSSQQLKSLWGDGYGNRMDRFLAGVAYLDGQHPSLIMARGYYTRTVLAAWDFKAKKLQSRWVFDSEDGRPGNKAYSGQGNHNLSISDVDHDGKDEIVYGAMVIDDNGKGLYSTGLGHGDALHVSDLDPTRPGLEIFDIQERFDDAGAHFRDAQTGEILWKKPSLKSGEDGEGPGRGLALNVDPRYPGSECWVAGAGIMGMFDSKGNKIADETPPCNFGIYWDGDLLSELLNGTNIYKWDYLNQKTEPLLQAADYNCASNNGTKSVPVLSADLFGDWREEVIFRSKDNQELRIFSTSIPTKHRLYTFMQNPQYRLSIAWQNVGYNQPPHVDYYIDEKMDTPKLPNLKIIRK; the protein is encoded by the coding sequence ATGAAGACCTTCAAAAAAATAATATTAGCGCTATGTTGTTGTTCTGCTTCGGTGGCTATGGCACAGCGACAAATGGAATACCTGGACCGCGGATTAATTGCCATTAATAACGGCAAAGGCGCCATTGCTGTAAGCTGGCGCTTATTGGTTACTGATGCGAAAGAAGTGTCATTTAATCTCTATAGAATTAATTCAGGGAAAGTAACAAAGCTGAATAGCTTGCCTTTAACAATGGCTACTTTTTTTACCGATAGCCTGGCAAACCTGGGAACAGACAATAGCTATTATGTAAAAGCCATAATAGGAGGAAAGGAGCAGGCAAAAAGTAACACATTTAACATTAAGGCGAATGCGCCGTCTTATCTGTCTATCCCATTACAAACACCAGCAGGTTATGCACCTAATGATGCATCTGTAGCAGATCTGGATGGTGATGGCAATTATGAACTTATCCTTCATCAGGCTGGCGTTGCACACGATAACAGTCATGCAGGTAAAACCGATCCGCCTATTTTTCAGGCCTATAAAATGGATGGTACACTTTTATGGACCATTAATCTTGGTATAAACATACGGGAGGGTGCGCATTATACGCAGTTTATAGCCTACGATCTGGATGGGGACGGAAAGGCAGAACTGGCCATGAAAACGGCGGATGGTACCAAAGATGCCAAAGGAAAGGTTATTGGTGACCCTGAAAAAGACTGGCGTAATGAGGCAGGATATATTTTAGCCGGTCCTGAGTACCTGACTGTTTTTGACGGTCTCAGCGGAGCAGCGCTTTCTACGGTTAAGTATATTCCACCAAGACATCCTGATACCGAAACACCAAGTTCGCAACAACTCAAAAGCTTATGGGGAGATGGTTACGGCAACCGGATGGATCGTTTTTTGGCCGGTGTAGCTTATCTTGACGGTCAGCATCCAAGTCTCATCATGGCCAGGGGGTATTATACCAGAACTGTATTGGCAGCATGGGATTTTAAAGCTAAGAAATTGCAATCCAGATGGGTGTTTGATAGTGAAGACGGAAGGCCCGGAAACAAAGCATACAGTGGACAAGGAAACCATAATTTGAGCATCTCAGATGTAGACCATGATGGGAAGGATGAAATTGTATATGGGGCCATGGTTATTGATGACAATGGTAAAGGGCTTTACAGTACGGGCCTGGGACATGGAGATGCCTTACATGTATCTGATTTAGACCCTACCAGGCCAGGACTTGAAATTTTTGATATTCAGGAAAGATTTGATGATGCAGGGGCGCATTTCCGAGATGCGCAGACAGGAGAAATCCTTTGGAAAAAACCTTCGCTCAAATCAGGTGAAGATGGCGAAGGTCCAGGGCGTGGTTTGGCCTTGAATGTAGATCCGCGTTACCCGGGTTCAGAATGCTGGGTTGCGGGAGCAGGTATCATGGGCATGTTTGACAGCAAAGGGAATAAAATAGCGGATGAAACGCCTCCTTGTAATTTTGGCATCTATTGGGATGGTGATTTGCTGAGCGAGCTGTTAAATGGAACCAACATTTACAAATGGGATTACCTGAATCAAAAAACAGAACCTTTACTCCAGGCTGCTGACTACAACTGCGCCTCCAACAATGGAACTAAATCTGTTCCAGTGCTGTCGGCCGATTTATTTGGTGATTGGCGGGAGGAGGTCATCTTCAGGAGCAAAGACAATCAGGAACTGCGGATTTTTTCGACCAGCATCCCCACTAAACACAGGTTATATACCTTTATGCAAAATCCCCAATACCGGCTAAGCATCGCCTGGCAAAATGTTGGTTATAACCAGCCCCCGCATGTGGATTATTATATTGACGAAAAGATGGATACGCCGAAGCTGCCGAACCTTAAAATAATTAGAAAATGA
- a CDS encoding rhamnogalacturonan acetylesterase, whose translation MNFLKITLTAACVIFYAAQKPKPVLYIIGDSTVKNGTGNDLKSLWGWGSLLSIHFDTTKITLENHAIGGRSSRTFINEGRWDKIVAKLKAGDYVILQFGHNDSGPLADSARARGSLKGIGLESSVVYNPKLKMQEEVFTYGGYLRRYVKEAKEKGAIPIICSPVPRNVWKNGVVGSTDYQIWAKQIATETNSIYLPLNEIISAVYQKQGEEKTRLYFPVDHTHTNKEGAAFNAEMVASGIKNISSAKLRDYLVKGL comes from the coding sequence ATGAACTTTTTAAAGATTACGTTGACCGCTGCATGTGTCATCTTCTACGCAGCACAAAAACCTAAACCTGTATTATATATTATTGGTGATTCTACCGTTAAAAATGGTACCGGAAATGACCTGAAAAGCTTATGGGGCTGGGGTAGTTTGTTGAGTATTCACTTTGATACCACTAAAATCACACTAGAAAATCATGCCATTGGCGGCAGGAGCAGCAGAACCTTTATCAATGAGGGAAGATGGGATAAAATTGTAGCGAAGTTGAAAGCAGGGGATTATGTGATCCTTCAATTTGGGCATAACGATTCCGGACCCTTAGCCGATTCTGCACGTGCCCGGGGATCTTTAAAAGGCATAGGCCTGGAAAGTTCCGTGGTTTATAATCCCAAGCTAAAAATGCAGGAAGAGGTATTTACCTACGGTGGATACCTTCGCAGGTATGTAAAGGAAGCAAAGGAAAAAGGGGCGATCCCGATCATTTGCTCTCCTGTACCACGCAATGTATGGAAAAACGGAGTTGTTGGCAGTACTGACTACCAGATTTGGGCCAAGCAAATTGCAACTGAAACCAATAGTATCTACCTTCCATTGAACGAAATAATCAGCGCGGTTTACCAAAAGCAGGGTGAAGAAAAAACCAGGTTGTATTTTCCCGTAGATCATACGCATACCAATAAGGAGGGTGCTGCTTTTAATGCGGAAATGGTGGCAAGCGGTATAAAAAATATCAGCTCAGCTAAACTTAGGGACTATCTTGTAAAGGGTTTATAA
- a CDS encoding aminopeptidase P family protein, with product MFQQIEYINRRAAISRQINSGILLFIGNAESPMNFLHNTYHFRQDSTFLYYFGIQEPDLAAVIDAETGQVIVFGDEMSIDDIVWMGRQTTLAEKAATSGVTEVLPKSALKQYLEKAQNQSRDIHFLPPYRGENVIRLADVLEIPVTQVKENSSVSFIKAVVAQRAVKSDLELVEINKAASISADMHLMAIQMARPGMKESEIAAAIHHMALHHGGNLAYPVILTVNGQILHNHYHGNTLKEGDLVLNDSGAETAMGYAGDLTRTFPAGRTFNAAQKEMYNIVLNAYHKAVEALHPGTRYLDVHFAACLELAEGLKDRGLMKGDMKAAVEKGAHALFFQCGTGHMMGLDVHDMEDLGEQYVGYTDTLLKNTTQFGLKSLRLGKELEPGYVLTVEPGIYFIPELIDRWQAEKQFSEYINYDKVNEYRAFGGIRVEDNFVITDEGSDLLGKKLALSIDEIEALRNY from the coding sequence ATGTTCCAGCAAATCGAATACATCAACAGGCGTGCAGCAATTTCCAGGCAAATTAATTCGGGGATTTTACTCTTTATAGGTAATGCAGAAAGTCCGATGAATTTTTTGCACAATACCTATCATTTTAGACAGGACAGTACTTTTCTATATTACTTCGGGATCCAGGAGCCTGACCTTGCCGCAGTAATTGATGCGGAGACTGGGCAGGTGATTGTTTTTGGAGACGAAATGAGTATTGATGACATTGTATGGATGGGCAGGCAAACTACCCTGGCTGAAAAAGCCGCTACTTCTGGCGTTACAGAAGTACTGCCTAAGTCGGCACTTAAACAGTATCTTGAAAAGGCGCAAAATCAGAGCAGGGATATTCATTTTCTACCTCCCTACCGTGGCGAAAATGTGATTAGGCTAGCTGATGTTCTGGAAATACCTGTAACACAAGTTAAAGAAAATAGCTCTGTTTCTTTTATAAAAGCAGTAGTTGCCCAACGCGCTGTGAAGTCAGACTTAGAACTTGTAGAAATTAACAAAGCAGCCTCTATTTCTGCAGACATGCATTTAATGGCCATTCAAATGGCAAGGCCCGGTATGAAGGAAAGTGAAATTGCAGCGGCTATTCATCACATGGCACTTCATCATGGAGGTAATTTGGCCTATCCTGTAATTTTGACCGTAAACGGGCAAATTCTCCATAACCATTACCATGGAAATACACTTAAAGAGGGAGATCTCGTGCTGAATGATTCTGGTGCGGAGACTGCCATGGGCTATGCAGGTGACCTTACCCGTACATTTCCCGCAGGGAGAACATTTAATGCAGCACAAAAAGAAATGTACAACATTGTGCTGAATGCCTATCATAAAGCTGTTGAAGCGCTGCATCCCGGAACCCGATATCTTGATGTACACTTTGCTGCCTGTCTGGAACTTGCAGAGGGACTGAAGGATCGTGGACTCATGAAAGGAGATATGAAGGCTGCGGTTGAAAAAGGTGCGCATGCATTGTTCTTTCAATGTGGTACCGGCCATATGATGGGTTTAGATGTTCATGATATGGAAGACCTTGGTGAGCAATACGTAGGTTATACGGATACTTTATTAAAGAATACTACCCAATTTGGACTTAAATCTCTCCGTTTAGGCAAAGAACTAGAGCCTGGTTATGTACTTACGGTTGAACCGGGCATTTATTTTATTCCTGAACTTATAGACAGATGGCAGGCAGAAAAGCAGTTTTCTGAATACATCAACTATGATAAGGTAAATGAGTACCGCGCTTTCGGCGGAATAAGGGTGGAAGATAATTTTGTCATTACGGATGAGGGATCAGATTTGCTGGGTAAAAAGCTAGCCTTGTCAATTGATGAAATTGAGGCACTGAGAAATTATTAA
- a CDS encoding BNR repeat-containing protein translates to MLRHITVFFLLVVAFIDLNAQHKVSMTTIATNGWANNSVNTVIFRKNSLTTHGDVQYAAYYDEDQFLVLAKRKLGAKKWTVVRTDYKGDATDAHKSISIIADGDGYLHVAWGQHNNALNYAVAISPGSLTLSKKSAMLSIKEDKVSYPEFYNLNNGDVLFLYRDGGSGNGNLMLNRYDVRNKTWVRVQDNMIDGQGKRNAYWQMALDQKGTIHLSWVWRESPDVASNHDMCYAKSADGGKTWQNSSGTNYTLPITALNAEYACKIPQKSELINQTSMFADDKGQVFIASYWRNEAEAVPQYHIIFKDKAGWKVKDLGFRSTSFSLSGGGTKRIPISRPQIIAWTKGKDQAVGLIFRDSERGNKVSLALNENIKGNNWKVSDLTVTEVDDWEPSYDTELWKKKSILNLFIQKVSQVDGEGKASVAASAVQVLEWKPE, encoded by the coding sequence ATGCTAAGGCACATCACTGTATTTTTTCTTCTAGTTGTAGCATTTATTGATTTAAATGCTCAACACAAAGTGAGCATGACTACCATTGCTACCAACGGATGGGCAAATAATTCCGTTAACACGGTAATTTTTCGAAAAAATTCTTTGACTACTCATGGCGATGTTCAGTATGCTGCTTATTATGATGAAGATCAATTTCTGGTGTTGGCTAAACGTAAATTAGGTGCAAAAAAATGGACTGTAGTACGTACTGATTATAAAGGAGATGCTACGGATGCCCATAAATCAATTAGTATAATTGCAGACGGCGATGGGTACCTGCATGTAGCATGGGGGCAGCATAACAATGCTCTAAATTATGCAGTAGCAATTAGTCCCGGTTCTTTGACACTAAGTAAAAAATCGGCTATGCTTTCTATAAAGGAGGATAAAGTGAGTTACCCGGAGTTTTACAACCTTAACAATGGAGATGTTTTGTTCCTGTATCGGGATGGGGGCTCAGGCAATGGTAATCTGATGCTAAACAGGTACGATGTGCGAAATAAAACCTGGGTACGTGTGCAGGACAATATGATTGATGGGCAGGGTAAGCGTAATGCTTATTGGCAAATGGCATTAGATCAAAAGGGAACTATTCATTTGTCTTGGGTATGGAGAGAAAGTCCAGATGTCGCTAGCAATCATGACATGTGTTATGCAAAATCTGCTGACGGCGGTAAGACCTGGCAAAATTCTTCGGGTACAAATTATACCTTGCCCATCACAGCATTAAATGCTGAGTATGCTTGTAAGATCCCTCAAAAAAGCGAATTGATTAACCAAACTTCTATGTTTGCTGATGATAAGGGACAGGTTTTTATTGCTTCTTATTGGCGTAATGAAGCTGAGGCCGTTCCTCAGTACCACATTATATTTAAGGATAAAGCTGGTTGGAAGGTGAAGGATCTTGGCTTTCGCAGTACTTCATTTAGTTTAAGTGGGGGAGGTACTAAACGCATTCCCATTTCCCGTCCGCAGATTATAGCCTGGACTAAAGGAAAGGATCAAGCCGTAGGGCTTATCTTTCGTGATTCGGAAAGGGGCAACAAAGTTTCACTGGCATTGAATGAAAATATTAAAGGCAATAACTGGAAGGTATCCGATCTTACAGTTACTGAAGTGGATGATTGGGAACCCAGTTATGACACTGAACTTTGGAAAAAGAAATCGATCTTGAATTTATTCATCCAAAAGGTAAGCCAGGTAGACGGAGAAGGAAAAGCCAGTGTAGCGGCAAGTGCAGTACAAGTGTTGGAGTGGAAGCCTGAATGA
- a CDS encoding toxin-antitoxin system YwqK family antitoxin produces the protein MRKNKFLTFAVLFALLVTVFFCVNEEFYYKILNRSGESYRLNSKGNFEGRSRVYRKGIKIFDGYFKDGKLEGWSFEYYDNGELKLKSFYKNDFIHGYEYEYYSDGKLKSKKYMIKGKWYADQLYYSEKGELTVYSVSDYRNMPNDFFYIIYSSSGSIKQVLGTLLSENIAICRNNSFKILEQGNSYKNIDDLYITVANPPKLKSTFKILVNKKEYSFTDIKTNTLKLKGAFKKVGKYTVIGMGTLKDNDKLIKRDTISVTFIKGT, from the coding sequence ATGAGAAAGAATAAATTTTTGACTTTTGCTGTTTTATTTGCCCTATTAGTTACAGTTTTTTTCTGCGTAAACGAAGAGTTTTATTATAAAATTTTGAATAGGAGCGGAGAAAGCTACCGGCTAAATTCCAAAGGTAATTTTGAGGGGCGGAGCCGTGTTTACAGAAAGGGTATCAAGATATTTGATGGATATTTCAAAGATGGTAAATTGGAGGGATGGTCTTTCGAGTACTATGATAATGGTGAACTAAAGTTGAAGTCATTTTATAAAAATGACTTTATCCATGGTTATGAGTATGAGTATTATTCTGATGGGAAATTAAAATCTAAAAAATATATGATCAAGGGGAAATGGTATGCAGACCAACTATACTATTCAGAGAAAGGCGAACTAACAGTTTACTCGGTGAGCGACTACAGGAATATGCCAAATGACTTTTTTTATATCATCTATAGTAGTTCAGGGAGTATAAAGCAGGTGCTGGGTACTCTACTCAGTGAAAATATTGCGATATGCAGAAACAATAGCTTCAAAATACTTGAACAAGGAAATAGCTACAAAAATATTGATGATCTTTATATAACGGTAGCTAATCCGCCAAAACTTAAATCAACCTTCAAAATATTAGTGAATAAAAAAGAATATAGTTTTACTGATATTAAAACCAATACGCTAAAGCTTAAGGGAGCGTTTAAAAAAGTTGGAAAATATACAGTAATAGGAATGGGTACATTGAAAGATAATGATAAATTGATTAAAAGGGATACCATTTCTGTAACCTTTATTAAAGGCACTTAA